In Mesotoga infera, a single window of DNA contains:
- a CDS encoding alpha/beta hydrolase, with product MAYKTINGTRLYYEIRGNEEGKETVAFFNGVMASVNSWSLQAHVFERFGYRILLHDFKGQLLSEKPEGPYTFKEHAEEARLLMKELGIKKVHLIGTSYGGEVSLRFAADFPDIVKSISIIDSVSELDEVLKLFVKGWKDAAKGGDPKKFFWSMVPTIYGDSFIRNNLKMLEERAVALEKVSSDYFEGQIALYETFLGDVYMTDLLERISCPALVICGEEDILKPRKFSKIIADRIQKSEYAVIPDSGHVTIFEKPDVLNSLLLGFIMKNSDL from the coding sequence CTTTACTACGAGATTAGAGGCAATGAAGAGGGAAAAGAGACTGTCGCCTTTTTCAATGGAGTCATGGCTTCAGTAAACAGCTGGTCGCTTCAGGCACATGTGTTTGAGAGATTCGGTTACAGGATTCTCCTTCACGATTTCAAGGGCCAGCTTCTCTCGGAAAAGCCCGAAGGTCCCTACACATTCAAAGAACACGCGGAAGAAGCTAGACTTCTCATGAAGGAACTGGGAATTAAGAAAGTGCATTTGATAGGCACTTCGTACGGCGGAGAAGTATCCCTAAGATTTGCAGCAGATTTTCCGGACATCGTGAAATCTATTTCGATAATCGATTCGGTAAGCGAGCTCGACGAAGTTCTCAAGCTTTTTGTTAAGGGTTGGAAGGATGCAGCCAAAGGCGGAGATCCAAAGAAGTTCTTCTGGAGCATGGTGCCGACAATCTATGGTGATTCCTTCATTAGAAACAACTTGAAGATGCTTGAAGAGAGAGCGGTGGCCCTTGAAAAAGTCAGTTCCGATTACTTCGAAGGCCAGATTGCCTTATATGAGACTTTTCTAGGGGACGTTTACATGACTGACCTGCTTGAAAGAATCAGCTGTCCAGCACTTGTTATCTGCGGGGAAGAAGACATTTTGAAGCCCAGAAAATTCTCAAAAATCATAGCCGATAGAATCCAGAAATCCGAGTATGCAGTAATTCCTGATAGTGGCCATGTGACGATATTTGAGAAGCCGGATGTTCTTAACAGCCTGCTTTTGGGGTTCATCATGAAAAACTCAGATCTCTGA